The proteins below come from a single Crossiella sp. CA-258035 genomic window:
- a CDS encoding DUF202 domain-containing protein, which produces MIDPGLQPERTVLAWRRTLLAFLGASLVLVRLAAHRSPALAAGIVLVAGPVAGLVSWDLRRRYRLVRADLPGSARRWDGRLPLWTSLFAALLGLGAVLYVLSGPR; this is translated from the coding sequence GTGATCGACCCCGGCCTGCAACCCGAGCGGACCGTGCTGGCCTGGCGGCGCACCCTGCTGGCCTTCCTGGGCGCGAGCCTGGTGCTGGTCCGGCTGGCCGCGCACCGGAGTCCGGCGCTGGCCGCGGGCATCGTGCTGGTCGCCGGGCCGGTGGCCGGGCTGGTCAGCTGGGACCTGCGGCGGCGGTACCGCCTCGTCCGGGCCGACCTGCCGGGGTCGGCCCGCCGGTGGGACGGGCGGCTGCCGCTGTGGACCAGCCTGTTCGCCGCGCTGCTCGGCCTCGGCGCGGTGCTCTACGTGCTCAGCGGCCCGCGATGA
- a CDS encoding nucleotide disphospho-sugar-binding domain-containing protein, with protein sequence MRVLAISSMGLGHLFPMVPTLWALRAAGHEVLLLSSAAGATAGANAGLPVVEAAPGVDWDAELADPEVPVDLLTRVARRFARITELISDEAARQVEFWRPDLIVHELLDATGPLLAARYGIPCVHHGFGITSVGPLFDRMRDFLGATMARHGVEQLATPATTIDIAPPSLGGDLGGLRVRYVPYNGGAVLPDWLARPRERPRIVVTMGTVLAMDDEPWRSILAAARDTGAELLLAAGSTSLAKLGELPPHTRVIGYVPLSALLPVSEAVVHHGGSGSTLTALACGVPQLVVPQGADQFYNGQRIAARGVGLTAEGTGVTAEQLHRLLHDQEIKTAIAEVRAELAAMPSPAELVPALAAIAQT encoded by the coding sequence ATGCGGGTGCTGGCGATCAGTTCGATGGGACTCGGGCACCTGTTCCCGATGGTCCCGACCCTGTGGGCGCTGCGCGCGGCCGGGCACGAGGTGCTGCTGCTGAGCTCGGCGGCGGGTGCCACCGCGGGCGCGAACGCGGGCCTGCCGGTGGTGGAGGCCGCGCCGGGGGTGGACTGGGACGCCGAGCTGGCCGATCCCGAGGTGCCGGTGGACCTGCTGACCAGGGTGGCCAGGCGGTTCGCCAGGATCACCGAGCTGATCAGCGACGAGGCCGCCCGGCAGGTGGAGTTCTGGCGGCCGGACCTGATCGTGCACGAGCTGCTCGACGCCACCGGCCCGCTGCTCGCGGCCAGGTACGGCATCCCCTGCGTGCACCACGGCTTCGGCATCACCTCGGTCGGCCCGCTGTTCGACCGGATGCGGGACTTCCTCGGCGCGACCATGGCCAGGCACGGCGTCGAGCAGCTGGCCACCCCGGCCACCACGATCGACATCGCCCCGCCCAGCCTCGGCGGCGACCTGGGCGGCCTGCGGGTGCGGTACGTGCCCTACAACGGCGGCGCGGTGCTGCCGGACTGGCTGGCCCGGCCACGGGAGCGGCCGCGGATCGTGGTCACCATGGGCACCGTGCTGGCCATGGACGACGAGCCGTGGCGGAGCATCCTGGCCGCGGCCCGGGACACCGGGGCCGAACTGCTGCTGGCCGCGGGGTCGACCAGCCTGGCCAAGCTGGGTGAGCTGCCACCGCACACCAGGGTGATCGGGTACGTGCCGCTGAGCGCGCTGCTGCCGGTCAGCGAGGCCGTCGTGCACCACGGCGGCTCCGGCAGCACGCTCACCGCGCTGGCCTGCGGCGTGCCCCAGCTGGTGGTGCCGCAGGGCGCGGACCAGTTCTACAACGGCCAGCGGATCGCCGCCCGCGGCGTGGGACTGACCGCGGAGGGCACCGGCGTGACCGCCGAGCAGCTGCACCGGCTGCTGCACGACCAGGAGATCAAGACCGCCATCGCGGAGGTGCGGGCCGAGCTGGCCGCGATGCCCAGCCCGGCGGAACTGGTGCCGGCCCTGGCGGCCATTGCTCAAACTTGA
- a CDS encoding Tat pathway signal sequence domain protein, producing MDGAGEVTRRGLLGGALAGVAGVVAAPAALGAPGPAVPAEAVGSGSAGDGWVGGPDERGWTEFLADSDLRWRRLPATWAEGPFLGNGFLGSGIYAPPGGNSIRFNVQHSEVQDHRPEFGALFGLARIPIGHLALTPVGAITGVDWRLDLGKAELRGTITTAAGSIALRAIVHSGRSILAVELEPTAGERELTWTFHPAKAISPRTDPRFNKPAPPGFLPNPDPVLEQHGDTRLAVQPLLAGGGHVTAWREVRRGSRRTLFATVAWAHPGTPPRAKALHAVRAVSPSFDGFARDHRRWWRAYYRKSFLSVPDARLQSFYWIQLYKIAAAARADAPVMATTGPWLEPTPWPATWWNLNVQLEYWLIHGSNHLELDAVTRSLDRHRDALREQVDAAYRDGSYGVPRTTDMFLRNGSGTGTAGYGIGVPGRAEPTPEVGNLVWALHNVWLSYRHTMDEHLLREVLFPLLRGAVRYYLHFLTPGPDGRLHLPFTFSPEYGVNAPDCTYDLALLRWGCKTLLDAAKILRVADPMTGRWREVLAKLADYPVDANGYMIGAGAPFAKSHRHYSHLLQVYPLYEVTWEQPEHRKLIETSLEHWISFEGALQGYSFTGAASISAQMGRGEKAEFYLGELLRRFVKPNTMYAESGPVIETPLSAAQSLHDMLCQSWGGVIRVFPAVPASWREAVLHEFRTEGAFLLSAKRSGGATQWVRLRSEAGAPCLLRPGIEGELVVRDRWGLPRRWQDLGGGTIEIPLRRGEEVLVHRKGTRPDLAIRAVTPNTPAEPWGLPA from the coding sequence ATGGATGGTGCGGGCGAGGTGACCCGGCGCGGGCTGCTGGGCGGTGCGCTGGCCGGCGTGGCGGGTGTGGTGGCCGCACCCGCCGCCCTGGGCGCACCTGGCCCGGCCGTCCCCGCCGAAGCCGTGGGCAGCGGCTCGGCAGGGGACGGCTGGGTCGGCGGCCCCGACGAGCGCGGCTGGACCGAGTTCCTGGCCGACAGCGACCTGCGCTGGCGCAGGCTGCCTGCCACCTGGGCCGAGGGCCCGTTCCTCGGCAACGGCTTCCTCGGCTCCGGCATCTACGCCCCGCCCGGCGGCAACAGCATCCGGTTCAACGTGCAGCACTCCGAGGTGCAGGACCACCGGCCCGAGTTCGGCGCGCTGTTCGGCCTGGCCCGCATCCCGATCGGCCACCTCGCGCTCACCCCGGTCGGCGCGATCACCGGCGTGGACTGGCGGCTGGACCTGGGCAAGGCCGAGCTGCGCGGCACCATCACCACCGCAGCGGGCAGCATCGCCCTGCGCGCTATCGTCCACAGTGGACGGTCGATCCTCGCGGTGGAGCTCGAACCCACCGCGGGTGAGCGCGAGCTGACCTGGACCTTCCACCCGGCCAAGGCGATCAGCCCGCGCACCGACCCGCGCTTCAACAAACCCGCGCCGCCCGGCTTCTTGCCCAACCCGGACCCGGTGCTGGAGCAGCACGGCGACACCCGGCTCGCGGTGCAGCCGCTGCTGGCCGGCGGCGGCCACGTCACCGCCTGGCGCGAGGTGCGCAGGGGCAGCCGCCGCACCCTGTTCGCCACCGTGGCCTGGGCGCACCCCGGCACGCCACCCAGGGCGAAGGCGCTGCACGCGGTCCGCGCGGTCAGCCCGTCCTTCGACGGCTTCGCCCGCGACCACCGGCGCTGGTGGCGGGCGTACTACCGCAAGAGCTTCCTGTCCGTGCCGGACGCCCGGTTGCAGAGCTTCTACTGGATCCAGCTCTACAAGATCGCCGCCGCGGCCCGCGCGGACGCCCCGGTGATGGCCACCACCGGCCCGTGGCTGGAACCGACGCCCTGGCCCGCCACCTGGTGGAACCTGAACGTGCAGCTGGAGTACTGGCTGATCCACGGCTCCAACCACCTGGAGCTGGACGCGGTCACCCGCAGCCTGGACCGGCACCGGGACGCGCTGCGCGAGCAGGTGGACGCGGCCTACCGGGACGGTTCCTACGGCGTGCCGCGCACCACGGACATGTTCCTGCGCAACGGCTCCGGCACCGGCACCGCGGGCTACGGCATCGGCGTGCCCGGCAGGGCCGAGCCGACGCCGGAGGTCGGCAACCTGGTGTGGGCGCTGCACAACGTGTGGCTGTCCTACCGGCACACCATGGACGAGCACCTGCTGCGCGAGGTGCTGTTCCCGCTGCTGCGCGGCGCGGTCCGGTACTACCTGCACTTCCTCACCCCCGGCCCGGACGGCAGGCTGCACCTGCCGTTCACCTTCTCCCCGGAGTACGGGGTGAACGCGCCGGACTGCACCTACGACCTGGCCCTGCTGCGCTGGGGCTGCAAGACCCTGCTGGATGCGGCCAAGATCCTGCGGGTGGCCGATCCGATGACCGGGCGCTGGCGGGAGGTGCTGGCCAAGCTGGCCGACTACCCGGTGGACGCCAACGGCTACATGATCGGCGCGGGCGCGCCGTTCGCGAAGTCGCACCGGCACTACTCGCACCTGTTGCAGGTCTACCCGCTCTACGAGGTCACCTGGGAGCAGCCGGAGCACCGGAAGCTGATCGAGACCTCCCTGGAGCACTGGATCAGCTTCGAGGGCGCGTTGCAGGGCTACAGCTTCACCGGCGCGGCCTCGATCTCCGCGCAGATGGGCCGCGGCGAGAAGGCCGAGTTCTACCTGGGTGAGCTGCTGCGCCGCTTCGTCAAGCCGAACACCATGTACGCCGAGTCCGGCCCGGTGATCGAGACGCCGCTGTCGGCGGCCCAGTCCCTGCACGACATGCTCTGCCAGAGCTGGGGCGGGGTGATCCGGGTGTTCCCCGCGGTCCCGGCCAGCTGGCGGGAGGCGGTGCTGCACGAGTTCCGCACCGAGGGCGCGTTCCTGTTGTCCGCCAAGCGATCCGGCGGGGCCACCCAGTGGGTGCGGCTGCGCAGCGAGGCCGGTGCGCCGTGCCTGCTGCGGCCGGGCATCGAGGGCGAACTGGTGGTCAGGGACCGCTGGGGCCTGCCCAGGCGCTGGCAGGACCTGGGCGGCGGCACCATCGAGATCCCGCTGCGCCGGGGTGAGGAGGTGCTGGTGCACCGCAAGGGCACGCGTCCGGATCTGGCCATCAGAGCGGTGACGCCCAACACACCGGCCGAACCCTGGGGGTTACCCGCATAA
- a CDS encoding SSI family serine proteinase inhibitor, translating into MRTSHLLASTALTAAALFAMTPAATAATNSGLDVTAMTLSVAYGEQDSLLPDETAVLGCNPALGTHPSPTRACRSLARAHGDIAKLAPKDGYACTLDYHPRTVTAKGTYRGKELSWQGKFPNSCTMLAETGDLFTFADGRGLPLP; encoded by the coding sequence ATGCGTACCTCACACCTACTCGCCAGCACGGCGCTGACCGCAGCCGCGCTGTTCGCGATGACCCCCGCCGCCACCGCGGCGACCAACTCCGGTCTGGACGTCACGGCGATGACGCTGTCGGTGGCCTACGGCGAGCAGGACTCCCTGCTGCCGGACGAGACCGCGGTCCTGGGCTGCAACCCGGCGCTCGGCACGCACCCGAGCCCGACCCGCGCCTGCCGTTCGCTGGCCCGCGCGCACGGCGACATCGCCAAGCTCGCGCCGAAGGACGGCTACGCCTGCACGCTCGACTACCACCCGCGCACGGTGACCGCCAAGGGCACCTACCGCGGCAAGGAGCTGAGCTGGCAGGGCAAGTTCCCCAACAGCTGCACCATGCTCGCCGAGACCGGTGACCTGTTCACCTTCGCCGACGGCCGAGGTCTGCCGCTGCCGTAA
- a CDS encoding DUF202 domain-containing protein translates to MTSRRWPHGVYDAGSEPDPRFTLANERTFLAWIRTSLGLMAGGVAVEAVGLPGHGLLRTVLAVALLLAGVLCAGAAFFRWAAAERAMRLGQPLPGPVLLPLLGVVLVLAGLAAVLLVLL, encoded by the coding sequence GTGACCTCGCGACGCTGGCCCCACGGTGTGTACGACGCGGGTTCGGAGCCCGATCCGCGCTTCACGCTGGCCAACGAGCGCACCTTCCTCGCCTGGATCCGCACCTCGCTCGGCCTGATGGCCGGCGGGGTGGCGGTGGAGGCGGTCGGCCTGCCGGGTCACGGTCTGCTGCGCACCGTGCTGGCGGTGGCGCTGCTGCTCGCGGGTGTGCTGTGCGCGGGCGCGGCCTTCTTCCGCTGGGCCGCGGCCGAACGCGCCATGCGGCTGGGTCAGCCGCTGCCCGGACCGGTGCTGCTGCCGCTGCTCGGCGTGGTGCTGGTGCTGGCCGGGCTGGCCGCGGTGCTGCTGGTGCTGCTGTGA
- a CDS encoding isocitrate lyase/phosphoenolpyruvate mutase family protein — protein sequence MRDLTAQAALLKSLHVPGKPLVLPNSWDAATARLVEGLGFPVVATSSYAVAAAAGYPDDNSMPPAVAFAGVAAIAAATTAPVTADLEAGYGLSAAEFTSALLAAGAVGCNLEDGDHRGGLRPLAEQVEWLTAVKSVGRPFVLNARIDCFIRDSVAPQDKLAEGIERGRAYLAAGADCVYPIGLRDPAQIKEFTSAVPGPVNVHYYFDGPSVPELAALGVARISLGAGLFAVAQRAIKDAVATLGDHASTVD from the coding sequence ATGCGTGACCTCACCGCGCAGGCCGCGCTGCTGAAGTCGCTGCACGTGCCGGGGAAACCGCTGGTGCTGCCCAACTCCTGGGACGCGGCCACCGCGCGACTGGTTGAGGGCCTGGGTTTCCCGGTGGTCGCCACCTCGAGCTACGCCGTGGCCGCGGCCGCCGGGTACCCGGATGACAACTCGATGCCGCCCGCGGTCGCCTTCGCCGGGGTGGCCGCGATCGCGGCCGCCACCACCGCGCCGGTGACCGCGGACCTGGAGGCGGGCTACGGCCTCTCCGCCGCGGAGTTCACCTCGGCGCTGTTGGCGGCGGGCGCGGTCGGCTGCAACCTGGAGGACGGCGACCACCGCGGCGGGCTCAGGCCGCTGGCCGAGCAGGTCGAGTGGCTGACCGCGGTCAAGTCCGTTGGCCGGCCGTTCGTGCTGAACGCCCGGATCGACTGCTTCATCCGGGATTCCGTTGCGCCGCAGGATAAACTGGCCGAGGGGATCGAACGCGGGCGGGCCTACCTGGCCGCGGGCGCGGACTGCGTATACCCGATCGGCCTGCGGGATCCCGCGCAGATCAAGGAGTTCACCTCGGCGGTGCCCGGCCCGGTGAACGTGCACTACTACTTCGACGGCCCGTCCGTGCCGGAGCTGGCCGCGCTCGGCGTGGCCCGGATCTCCCTTGGCGCTGGGCTGTTCGCGGTGGCTCAGCGGGCCATCAAGGACGCGGTGGCGACCCTGGGTGACCACGCGTCCACTGTGGACTGA
- a CDS encoding nucleotide disphospho-sugar-binding domain-containing protein, whose translation MRVLLTSTPGLGHLFPLISTAWALRAAGHEVRVATTGAAATAAANAGLTVVEAAPGVDLDAEIARLVAAEPEPARDEQSRPDTIALAGRYFALFAELMLAESLRQARLWQPDLVVYELCDATGPIIAAKLGIPCVAHGFGFSGGHGLIELIHGNLGESLAVPETALDLAPPSMHGGLKGISTRYVPYNGGAVLPAWLAEPRERPRIVVTMGTVDQGSADLSPWHRILDAAQGLDAELVLAAGPWDLSALELPEHARVIGYLPLTALLARSDAAIHHGGSGSTLTALVAGIPQLLMPYGADQFINADLVAKRGVGLVAEHSGVTSAQLAGLLHDVELKAAVAEVQAEIAALPSPAELVPHLEVIAGR comes from the coding sequence ATGCGCGTTCTGCTGACAAGCACCCCTGGTCTCGGCCACCTCTTCCCGCTGATCTCCACCGCATGGGCGCTCCGGGCCGCCGGCCACGAGGTGCGGGTGGCCACCACCGGCGCCGCGGCCACCGCGGCCGCGAACGCGGGCCTGACCGTGGTCGAGGCCGCGCCGGGGGTGGACCTGGACGCCGAGATCGCCCGCCTGGTCGCGGCCGAACCCGAGCCGGCGCGGGACGAGCAGTCCCGGCCGGACACCATCGCGCTGGCCGGCCGGTACTTCGCGCTGTTCGCGGAGCTGATGCTGGCCGAGTCCCTGCGCCAGGCCCGGCTGTGGCAGCCGGACCTGGTGGTCTACGAGCTGTGCGACGCGACCGGGCCGATCATCGCCGCCAAGCTCGGCATCCCCTGTGTGGCACACGGGTTCGGCTTCAGCGGCGGGCACGGGCTGATCGAGCTGATCCACGGCAACCTGGGCGAGTCGCTGGCGGTGCCGGAGACCGCGCTGGACCTGGCCCCGCCGAGCATGCACGGCGGCCTCAAGGGCATCAGTACCAGGTACGTGCCCTACAACGGCGGCGCGGTGCTGCCGGCGTGGCTGGCGGAGCCGAGGGAGCGGCCGCGGATCGTGGTCACCATGGGCACCGTCGACCAGGGCAGCGCGGACCTGAGCCCGTGGCACAGAATTCTTGATGCGGCGCAGGGCCTGGACGCCGAGCTGGTGCTGGCCGCCGGACCGTGGGACCTCTCCGCGCTGGAGCTGCCCGAGCACGCCAGGGTGATCGGCTACCTGCCGCTGACCGCGCTGCTCGCGCGCAGCGACGCGGCCATCCACCACGGCGGCTCCGGCAGCACGCTGACCGCGCTGGTGGCCGGCATCCCGCAGCTGCTCATGCCCTACGGCGCGGACCAGTTCATCAACGCCGACCTGGTGGCCAAGCGCGGTGTCGGCCTGGTCGCCGAGCACAGCGGGGTGACCTCGGCGCAGCTGGCCGGACTGCTGCACGACGTCGAGCTCAAGGCCGCGGTGGCCGAGGTCCAGGCGGAGATCGCGGCCCTGCCCAGCCCGGCGGAGCTGGTGCCGCACCTGGAGGTCATCGCGGGCCGCTGA
- a CDS encoding SSI family serine proteinase inhibitor, with amino-acid sequence MPLPTFLPVLAATGLLVPGLLTPPPQSSLTLTLEHAETANALDVATLTCNPDEGTHPTPGLACAELAKAGGDVRKVGDTEIACTDHIESPKKATARGHWQGRPVNEEVFFGNPCEFATRAGHLFRINGE; translated from the coding sequence ATGCCCCTCCCCACCTTCCTGCCCGTGCTGGCGGCCACCGGCCTGCTGGTCCCCGGCCTGCTCACCCCGCCGCCGCAGAGCTCGCTCACGCTGACCCTGGAGCACGCCGAGACCGCGAACGCGCTGGACGTGGCCACCCTGACCTGCAACCCGGACGAGGGCACGCACCCCACGCCCGGACTCGCCTGCGCCGAGCTGGCCAAGGCCGGTGGCGACGTGCGCAAGGTCGGCGACACCGAGATCGCCTGCACCGACCACATCGAGAGCCCGAAGAAGGCCACCGCGCGCGGGCACTGGCAGGGCCGCCCGGTGAACGAAGAGGTCTTCTTCGGCAATCCCTGTGAGTTCGCGACCCGCGCGGGACACCTGTTCCGCATCAACGGAGAGTGA